A genomic segment from Lasioglossum baleicum chromosome 5, iyLasBale1, whole genome shotgun sequence encodes:
- the Rho1 gene encoding ras-like GTP-binding protein Rho1 isoform X2, whose translation MAAIRKKLVIVGDGACGKTCLLIVFSKDQFPEVYVPTVFENYVADIEVDGKQVELALWDTAGQEDYDRLRPLSYPDTDVILMCFSIDSPDSLENIPEKWTPEVKHFCPNVPIILVGNKRDLRNDPNTIKELSKMKQEPVKPEEGRAMAEKINAFAYLECSAKSKEGIREVFETATRAALQVKKKKKGRCWLL comes from the exons ATGGCAGCCATTAGGAAGAAATTGGTTATTGTGGGTGATGGTGCCTGTGGTAAAACTTGCTTACTCATAGTCTTCAGCAAAGACCAGTTTCCCGAAGTATATGTACCCACGGTATTCGAAAACTATGTCGCAGACATTGAAGTCGACGGGAAACAG GTGGAGTTGGCTCTTTGGGACACAGCTGGACAAGAAGATTATGATAGGTTGCGTCCGCTGTCGTATCCTGACACAGACGTAATCCTAATGTGCTTTTCCATCGATAGTCCCGATTCCCTGGAGAACATTCCCGAGAAGTGGACACCAGAGGTGAAGCACTTTTGCCCGAATGTGCCCATTATCCTTGTTGGAAACAAAAGAGACTTGCGCAACGATCCTAACACCATCAAGGAGCTTAGCAAGATGAAACAAGAACCAGTAAAACCCGAAGAGGGTAGAGCTATGGCCGAAAAAATTAACGCTTTCGCTTATCTTGAATGTTCTGCTAAAAGTAAGGAAGGTATTAGGGAAGTATTTGAAACGGCAACTCGAGCTGCGCTACAA gtaaagaagaagaagaagggaagGTGTTGGCTTCTTTAA
- the Rho1 gene encoding ras-like GTP-binding protein Rho1 isoform X1: MGCNAGRCLGPDDTGYPGSEFMAAIRKKLVIVGDGACGKTCLLIVFSKDQFPEVYVPTVFENYVADIEVDGKQVELALWDTAGQEDYDRLRPLSYPDTDVILMCFSIDSPDSLENIPEKWTPEVKHFCPNVPIILVGNKRDLRNDPNTIKELSKMKQEPVKPEEGRAMAEKINAFAYLECSAKSKEGIREVFETATRAALQVKKKKKGRCWLL; the protein is encoded by the exons ATGGGATGCAATGCGGGCCGATGCCTCGGTCCAGACGATACGGGGTACCCTGGATCAG AATTCATGGCAGCCATTAGGAAGAAATTGGTTATTGTGGGTGATGGTGCCTGTGGTAAAACTTGCTTACTCATAGTCTTCAGCAAAGACCAGTTTCCCGAAGTATATGTACCCACGGTATTCGAAAACTATGTCGCAGACATTGAAGTCGACGGGAAACAG GTGGAGTTGGCTCTTTGGGACACAGCTGGACAAGAAGATTATGATAGGTTGCGTCCGCTGTCGTATCCTGACACAGACGTAATCCTAATGTGCTTTTCCATCGATAGTCCCGATTCCCTGGAGAACATTCCCGAGAAGTGGACACCAGAGGTGAAGCACTTTTGCCCGAATGTGCCCATTATCCTTGTTGGAAACAAAAGAGACTTGCGCAACGATCCTAACACCATCAAGGAGCTTAGCAAGATGAAACAAGAACCAGTAAAACCCGAAGAGGGTAGAGCTATGGCCGAAAAAATTAACGCTTTCGCTTATCTTGAATGTTCTGCTAAAAGTAAGGAAGGTATTAGGGAAGTATTTGAAACGGCAACTCGAGCTGCGCTACAA gtaaagaagaagaagaagggaagGTGTTGGCTTCTTTAA